A genomic window from Lotus japonicus ecotype B-129 chromosome 1, LjGifu_v1.2 includes:
- the LOC130733581 gene encoding xylan O-acetyltransferase 1-like: MHPFRRKAPLFNSEAVAMKGRKNSNLSIFVVVFSICLFGVFMYNEDVKSIAEFPFSSRPKSQETAQEVESKHVVESVQVDPRRDMELEDTVVFEKDGEKEDEDTTKKGTVRVTVSKNSRAQLEKKSQDDGDEDSDETQQERVELKTVVAKAEEEEKEEKIELPEGEEEKEEEEEVEVVELPPEDCDLFTGEWVLDNMTHPLYKEDECEFLTSQVTCMKNGRRDSMYQKWKWQPRDCSLPKFKPRLLFEKIRGKRLLFVGDSLNRNQWESMVCMVQSVAPPEQKTWYKNGSFAIFKIEEPDHITTTVEFYWAPFLVESNSDDPEMHSILNRIINPESIEKHGENWKNVDYLIFNTYIWWMNTFNMKVLRGSFDEGSTEYDEIPRPVAYEIVLRTWSKWVDENIDPNRTKVFFSSTSPLHIKSEDWNNPDGIKCAKETTPVLNMSTPLDVGTDRRLFVIANNLTHSMKVPVYFINITTLSEFRKDAHTSVYTIRQGKMLTPEQQADPATYADCIHWCLPGLPDTWNEFIYTRIISQS, encoded by the exons ATGCACCCTTTTCGCCGCAAGGCCCCTCTCTTCAACTCAGAAGCAGTGGCTATGAAGGGCCGCAAGAACAGCAACCTCTCCATTTTCGTGGTGGTTTTCTCCATTTGTCTCTTTGGGGTGTTCATGTACAACGAGGATGTGAAATCAATAGCAGAGTTTCCATTTTCTTCAAGGCCTAAATCTCAAGAAACAGCACAAGAAGTGGAGTCAAAACATGTTGTTGAGTCTGTTCAAGTGGATCCAAGAAGAGACATGGAATTGGAAGATACTGTTGTTTTTGAAAAGGATggtgagaaagaagatgaagataccACCAAGAAAGGCACTGTGAGGGTCACTGTTTCCAAGAATTCAAGAGCTCAGCTTGAGAAGAAGAGCCAggatgatggtgatgaagattctgatgaaacACAACAAGAGCGCGTAGAGTTGAAAACGGTGGTGGCCAAggcagaggaggaggagaaagaggagaagattgaatTGCCAGAAGgggaggaagagaaagaagaggaagaagaagtggaAGTGGTTGAGTTGCCACCAGAAGATTGTGACTTGTTTACAGGGGAGTGGGTTTTGGATAACATGACACACCCTTTGTACAAAGAAGATGAATGTGAATTCCTCACTTCACAAGTGACATGCATGAAGAATGGAAGAAGAGATTCCATGTACCAGAAATGGAAATGGCAGCCTAGAGATTGCTCTTTGCCTAA GTTCAAACCAAGACTCTTGTTTGAGAAGATCAGAGGGAAGAGGCTTTTGTTTGTTGGAGACTCACTGAATAGGAACCAGTGGGAATCAATGGTTTGTATGGTCCAGTCTGTGGCTCCTCCAGAACAAAAGACCTGGTACAAGAATGGTTCTTTTGCCATCTTCAAAATTGAG GAGCCGGATCACATTACTACAACGGTGGAATTCTATTGGGCACCATTCCTTGTGGAGTCAAATTCAGATGATCCAGAAATGCACAGCATATTGAACCGTATAATCAATCCTGAATCAATTGAGAAACATGGTGAGAATTGGAAGAATGTGGACTACCTGATCTTCAACACCTACATATGGTGGATGAACACTTTCAATATGAAAGTCTT ACGAGGGTCGTTTGATGAAGGGTCCACGGAGTACGATGAGATCCCAAGGCCAGTAGCATATGAGATAGTCCTCAGGACATGGTCAAAATGGGTTGATGAGAATATTGACCCAAATCGAACCAAAGTTTTCTTCAGCAGCACGTCCCCTCTTCATATCAA GAGTGAGGACTGGAACAACCCAGATGGTATAAAATGTGCAAAGGAAACCACTCCAGTTCTCAACATGTCAACTCCATTGGATGTAGGCACAGATCGTCGCCTTTTTGTCATTGCAAACAATTTAACACATTCAATGAAGGTGCCAGTGTACTTCATCAACATCACTACCTTATCAGAGTTTAGAAAAGATGCGCATACCTCTGTTTACACCATACGTCAAGGCAAAATGTTAACTCCAGAACAACAAGCTGACCCTGCTACTTATGCAGATTGTATACATTGGTGTTTACCAGGATTACCCGACACTTGGAATGAGTTCATTTATACACGTATCATATCTCAATCTTGA